A genome region from Cucumis sativus cultivar 9930 chromosome 4, Cucumber_9930_V3, whole genome shotgun sequence includes the following:
- the LOC101218523 gene encoding uncharacterized protein LOC101218523, translated as MFGSRFSIFGTGAAAADKVEKSAKSEFFPGLKLRSDKDVYRPGDPVVVTIEICSSVPQLDCSLLIERLRFEIIGLHKLDAQWFSTQKPIPGSKQRRGEHIFMDCSVQSIVSSQIISSGAMKSYVVRSTLPTCIPPSYKGATIRYMYYVKSTLLGRWLSQENGRSHKESPKDQIEMEARLPLQVWVTQKTNGMLMEEGQNDAFQMDVFWKEMESDTDWIRANDIYDGTDEGYDSSRDEISSVSSYNPMREPFHRTFGSSLSLQSSAGRSSIKIAPFIEGERLSLSSNVARPRVSVAEVLYESADVASPQKSFAAVSPSQVLNFEKNQSTDDDAGAATSPRPKTIEPVASEGFIRGRSYNIRVDDQVLLRFCPKNSDSTYYFSDMIGGTLTFFHEEGTRRCLELSITLETSETVSRRFIHPSRRNSPTIVKVQSDHYEVVADLIQTSFLFSIPMDGPMSFSTPHVSLQWALRFEFFTTPKNVDWTRYEHPLLIEGREKSEWVLPITVHAPPSSAATAQNRNDRPFSLEPLWMHS; from the exons ATGTTTGGATCTAGGTTTTCCATTTTTGGAACCGGTGCTGCTGCTGCTGATAAGGTCGAGAAGTCAGCGAAGAGCGAGTTTTTTCCTGGCCTGAAACTTCGTTCTGATAAAGATGTGTATCGGCCTGGCGATCCGGTTGTTGTTACTATTGAAATTTGTTCCTCTGTCCCTCAATTGGACTGCTCTCTTTTGATCGAACGACTTCGTTTTGAGATTATTGGGCTCCATAAGTTGGATGCTCAGTGGTTTAGCACTCAGAAGCCAATTCCTGGATCCAAACAACGGAGAG GTGAACACATTTTCATGGACTGCTCGGTACAATCAATAGTTTCAAGTCAGATAATATCTTCGGGGGCTATGAAGTCAT ATGTGGTTCGATCAACGCTTCCTACCTGCATACCACCATCTTACAAGGGTGCCACTATTcgttatatgtattatgttAAAAGCACGTTACTAGGACGATGGCTATCACAGGAAAATGGTCGGTCTCATAAAGAGTCGCCGAAGGATCAAATAGAAATG gaaGCTCGGCTTCCATTACAAGTGTGGGTCACTCAGAAAACTAATGGCATGCTAATGGAAGAAGGTCAAAATGATG CCTTTCAAATGGATGTATTTTGGAAAGAGATGGAAAGTGATACTGATTGG ATCAGAGCAAATGATATATATGATGGCACTGATGAAGGATATGATAGCTCAAGGGATGAGATCTCTTCTGTCTCGTCATACAATCCAATGAGAGAACCTTTTCATAGAACATTTGGAAGTTCACTGTCATTGCAGTCATCTGCTGGAAGATCTTCAATAAAGATTGCTCCTTTTATTGAGGGAGAGCGATTAAGTTTATCTTCTAATGTTGCACGTCCTAGGGTCTCTGTTGCTGAGGTCCTATATGAATCTGCGG ATGTTGCATCACCTCAGAAGTCATTTGCAGCTGTCTCTCCCAGCCAGGTGTTGAACTTTGAGAAGAATCAGTCAACAGATGATGATGCTGGGGCAGCAACATCACCTAGGCCTAAAACTATTGAACCTGTAGCAT CGGAAGGCTTTATTCGGGGAAGATCTTACAATATCAGGGTAGATGACCAAGTATTGCTTAGGTTTTGTCCAAAAAACTCTGATTCAACCTATTATTTTAGTGACATG ATAGGTGGAACTCTAACCTTTTTCCATGAAGAAGGAACGAGGAGATGCCTTGAG CTGTCAATAACTTTGGAAACTTCAGAGACTGTATCTCGCCGTTTCATCCACCCTTCTCGGAGGAATTCTCCAACAATTGTGAAG GTTCAAAGTGATCACTATGAGGTTGTTGCTGATTTGATTCAGACAAGCTTTCTTTTCTCCATTCCCATGGATGGGCCGATGTCTTTTTCCACTCCACATGTATCTTTGCAGTGGGCACTTCGCTTTGAATTTTTTACCACTCCCAAGAATGTGGATTGGACCAG ATATGAGCATCCTCTCTTGATagaaggaagagagaaaagtgAATGGGTTCTTCCAATCACCGTGCATGCACCTCCCTCTAGCGCTGCAACTGCTCAGAACCGAAATGATAGGCCTTTCTCTTTGGAGCCCTTGTGGATGCACAGCTGA